The Seriola aureovittata isolate HTS-2021-v1 ecotype China chromosome 2, ASM2101889v1, whole genome shotgun sequence genome has a segment encoding these proteins:
- the eno1b gene encoding enolase 1b, (alpha) isoform X2, with the protein MMIDMDGTENKSKFGANAILGVSLAVCKAGAAEKEVPLYRHIADLAGNPEVILPVPAFNVINGGSHAGNKLAMQEFMILPIGASTFKEAMRIGAEVYHNLKNVIKKKYGQDATNVGDEGGFAPNILENQEALELIKEAIAKAGYTDEVVIGMDVAASEFYREGKYDLDFKSPDDPSRYITPDELADLYKSFVKDYPVVSIEDPFDQDDWAAWTNFTGSTDIQIVGDDLTVTNPNRISKAVEEKACNCLLLKVNQIGSVTESMRACKMAQENGWGVMVSHRSGETEDTFIADLVVGLCTGQIKTGAPCRSERLAKYNQILRIEEDLGDKAHFAGKNFRKPVIE; encoded by the exons ATGATGATTGACATGGATGGCACAGAGAACAAAT CCAAGTTTGGAGCGAATGCCATCCTGGGTGTGTCTCTGGCTGTTTGCAAGGCTGgtgcagcagagaaagaagTCCCCCTCTATCGTCACATTGCTGACCTTGCAGGAAACCCCGAGGTCATCTTGCCTGTGCCG gCCTTCAATGTGATCAATGGTGGCTCTCATGCAGGCAACAAGCTCGCCATGCAGGAGTTTATGATCCTGCCCATTGGTGCTAGCACCTTCAAAGAGGCCATGCGCATCGGAGCCGAGGTCTACCACAATCTCAAAAATGTCATCAAGAAGAAATATGGACAGGATGCCACCAATGTGGGCGATGAAGGTGGTTTTGCTCCAAACATCCTGGAAAACCAGGAAG CACTGGAGTTAATAAAGGAGGCCATTGCCAAAGCAGGATACACAGATGAGGTTGTGATTGGCATGGATGTGGCAGCATCTGAATTCTACAGGGAGGGAAAATATGACTTGGACTTCAAGTCTCCTGATGACCCAAGCCGTTACATCACACCTGACGAGCTGGCTGATCTCTACAAGAGCTTTGTGAAGGATTATCCAG TGGTTTCCATCGAGGATCCGTTTGACCAGGACGACTGGGCGGCCTGGACCAACTTCACAGGCAGCACAGACATCCAGATTGTTGGAGACGATCTGACAGTGACCAACCCCAATCGCATCAGCAAGGCTGTGGAGGAGAAAGCCTGcaactgtctgctgctgaaagTCAATCAGATTGGCTCAGTTACTGAGTCTATGAGAGC gtGTAAGATGGCGCAGGAGAATGGCTGGGGGGTGATGGTCAGCCATCGCTCCGGTGAAACTGAGGACACCTTCATTGCAGATTTGGTGGTCGGTTTGTGCACTGGACAG ATCAAGACTGGGGCACCTTGTCGCTCTGAGCGTTTGGCCAAATACAACCAGATTCTTAG aATTGAAGAGGATTTGGGAGACAAGGCTCATTTTGCTGGAAAAAACTTCAGAAAACCAGTGATAGAGTGA
- the eno1b gene encoding enolase 1b, (alpha) isoform X1: MSIVKIHAREIFDSRGNPTVEVDLYTDKGLFRAAVPSGASTGIYEALELRDNDKSRYLGKGVSQAVDHINSTIAPALVGQDVSVVEQEKIDQMMIDMDGTENKSKFGANAILGVSLAVCKAGAAEKEVPLYRHIADLAGNPEVILPVPAFNVINGGSHAGNKLAMQEFMILPIGASTFKEAMRIGAEVYHNLKNVIKKKYGQDATNVGDEGGFAPNILENQEALELIKEAIAKAGYTDEVVIGMDVAASEFYREGKYDLDFKSPDDPSRYITPDELADLYKSFVKDYPVVSIEDPFDQDDWAAWTNFTGSTDIQIVGDDLTVTNPNRISKAVEEKACNCLLLKVNQIGSVTESMRACKMAQENGWGVMVSHRSGETEDTFIADLVVGLCTGQIKTGAPCRSERLAKYNQILRIEEDLGDKAHFAGKNFRKPVIE, translated from the exons ATGTCTATTGTCAAGATCCACGCCCGAGAGATCTTTGATTCTCGTGGAAACCCCACAGTGGAGGTTGACCTTTACACTGACAAAG GCTTGTTTAGGGCTGCTGTGCCAAGTGGAGCATCTACTGGAATCTACGAAGCCTTGGAGCTCCGGGACAATGACAAGTCTCGCTACCTTGGGAAAG GAGTCTCACAGGCTGTAGATCACATAAATTCAACTATTGCACCTGCACTTGTTGGCCAA GATGTATCCGTGGTTGAGCAAGAGAAAATTGACCAGATGATGATTGACATGGATGGCACAGAGAACAAAT CCAAGTTTGGAGCGAATGCCATCCTGGGTGTGTCTCTGGCTGTTTGCAAGGCTGgtgcagcagagaaagaagTCCCCCTCTATCGTCACATTGCTGACCTTGCAGGAAACCCCGAGGTCATCTTGCCTGTGCCG gCCTTCAATGTGATCAATGGTGGCTCTCATGCAGGCAACAAGCTCGCCATGCAGGAGTTTATGATCCTGCCCATTGGTGCTAGCACCTTCAAAGAGGCCATGCGCATCGGAGCCGAGGTCTACCACAATCTCAAAAATGTCATCAAGAAGAAATATGGACAGGATGCCACCAATGTGGGCGATGAAGGTGGTTTTGCTCCAAACATCCTGGAAAACCAGGAAG CACTGGAGTTAATAAAGGAGGCCATTGCCAAAGCAGGATACACAGATGAGGTTGTGATTGGCATGGATGTGGCAGCATCTGAATTCTACAGGGAGGGAAAATATGACTTGGACTTCAAGTCTCCTGATGACCCAAGCCGTTACATCACACCTGACGAGCTGGCTGATCTCTACAAGAGCTTTGTGAAGGATTATCCAG TGGTTTCCATCGAGGATCCGTTTGACCAGGACGACTGGGCGGCCTGGACCAACTTCACAGGCAGCACAGACATCCAGATTGTTGGAGACGATCTGACAGTGACCAACCCCAATCGCATCAGCAAGGCTGTGGAGGAGAAAGCCTGcaactgtctgctgctgaaagTCAATCAGATTGGCTCAGTTACTGAGTCTATGAGAGC gtGTAAGATGGCGCAGGAGAATGGCTGGGGGGTGATGGTCAGCCATCGCTCCGGTGAAACTGAGGACACCTTCATTGCAGATTTGGTGGTCGGTTTGTGCACTGGACAG ATCAAGACTGGGGCACCTTGTCGCTCTGAGCGTTTGGCCAAATACAACCAGATTCTTAG aATTGAAGAGGATTTGGGAGACAAGGCTCATTTTGCTGGAAAAAACTTCAGAAAACCAGTGATAGAGTGA
- the ppil1 gene encoding peptidyl-prolyl cis-trans isomerase-like 1 — translation MSGIPPDTWQPPTVAFETTMGTVVVELYWRHAPKTCKNFAELARRGYYNNTKFHRIIKDFMVQGGDPTGTGRGGASIFGKQFEDELNPELKFTGAGILAMANAGPDTNGSQFFLTLGPTQWLDGKHSIFGRVYQGMGVLNRIGMVETNGQDRAVDDIKIVRATVPN, via the exons ATGTCAGGAATACCCCCAGACACATGGCAGCCGCCCACAGTGGCTTTTGAGACGAC GATGGGGACGGTGGTGGTGGAGCTGTACTGGAGACATGCACCAAAGACCTGCAAAAACTTTGCAGAGCTGGCCCGAAGAGGCTactacaacaacacaaagtTTCACAGAATAATCAAAGACTTCATGGTGCAGGGTGGAGATCCTACGGGGACAG GTCGTGGCGGTGCCTCCATATTTGGTAAACAGTTTGAAGATGAACTGAACCCAGAACTCAAATTCACAG GTGCTGGAATTCTGGCCATGGCCAATGCAGGACCAGACACCAATGGAAGCCAGTTCTTCCTCACTCTCGGACCCACCCAATGGTTGGATGGAAAGCACAGTATTTTTGGAAGAGTTTACCAGGGGATGGGAGTGCTGAACCGGATCGGGATGGTGGAGACAAACGGTCAAGATCGTGCAGTTGATGATATCAAAATTGTCAGAGCTACTGTGCCCAATTAa